The Cyclopterus lumpus isolate fCycLum1 chromosome 3, fCycLum1.pri, whole genome shotgun sequence genome includes the window ACACGTGTCCCGAAGTGTCCCAAACTGGGCAAGGGCTCCCTGGCTGGAGCATCATTATTTCGCTGCGTTACTGGAGGCTTCACCCACCACACCTCGAGTCATCACCACACACCTGCCCCATCACCTGCTGGGCCCCACACTCCAGGGATCCAAAGCAAAGGTCAAATGTACAAGTTTATTTGCCTGTTTGGAGCTCAGAGTAGaaagataaaacaataaattatcctggctaatatgtatttattgctgTCATATCGGTATCAGTGTATATGCCGGCCGATAAGTATGAAGAAATTGTAGCACAGAAATGCCAAAGGTTTTAAGGTAATGTAGTAACAGTGTCACTGGTTCTGAGAGCTCCAGAGAGCACTGACATCTTGATTTTTATCCTACTCAGTATGCATcttggttaaaaaaacaatctaaGGGATCTGTATCAGAAttgaatgattatttttttattattatttgtttgttgaaaaAGATATATTGTTCCTAGAATTTTAGAAATTGGTCAAGCTATACTAAGTGCAGAACTGCGATTCTGACACTGTTGCTCTGTGTCATTTCACAGGTCATCTATGTGAGCAGAAACCCTAAAGATGTGGTGGTTTCCTTTTATCACTTCCACAAAATTGCCAAATTCCTACCTGAGGCAGGCTCATTTTCTGAGTTTTTAAATCGATTCCTCAAGGGCACACGTGAGTTGACATCAGGACGAAAAgccatatttaattaatttgatattTTATCATTTCTTTATGAGGATATGCTGACTGAAGCTTTGCAGACAAAAGTGCAATTacttgtgcttttctttgtttcagtgCACTACGGCTGCTGGTTTGACCACATTGAAGGCTGGACCAGGCAGAAAGCAACTATGAACAATCTGCTTCACATCTCCTATGAAGAGATGTCGATGGTAAAGGAGAATTGATTTATCCGTCTCGTCCATGAAACTTTTCTAATACAATTTCTTGTGAGATACTTATTGACCTTGCTCCCCAATCACAATAACTGGAACCGGTCTAGAAGGAATGTTCATGATGTGAAAATGTTGTTTCCTTTCTCACTTCTTCAAAGCTTGCCTTCAAAATACAACTTTAACCTTCAAATCTTCCTTCAGAGgttgtaattatttattaagCATTTCAAGGAAGTTGTTGCAAATTCCAATCCATTTTTTACTTTATGATTACTTTTTATTTGAATGGTTTCACTATTATTAATCTACTTGGGGTCGGCtttagctcatggggagagtggtcgtcctgtaaccacaaggtagccggttctaCCCCCGCTctccatagttgcatgttgaagtgtccttgagcaatacgctgaacccccagttgctccccgggcgcttcactgcagcccactgctccttaataactaaggagggtcaaatgcagagaagaatctccccacggggatcaataaaagtgtacatttcttctttctttcttctttcttgctGCTGCCAGGACATACAAGGTGCCATAAAGAGGGTGAGCTCTTATCTACAGATTCCCCTGATGGAGGACGAAGTCAACAACTGTGTGAAACACTGCAGCTTCAGCAGCATGAAAGACAACAAGATGGCCAACTACACTCTGGTCACCGAGGAGATAATGGACCATAAGAAAGGTTTCTTCATGAGAAAAGGTGTGATTGTGTCCTATGTCTGACAATATGCAATCCAAattaagaagaaaacaaaaagcagtctttcacaagctgctagcttgaCAATTTTACTAACAATAGCCATGCTCGTTGTTTACTTTCATTATGTTTAAATTCATAATGACAATTTTGGGGGATAAAGCGATGTGCTGTCAATGTTGCAGACTTTATTGATAGATTTAGTCActtttggaaaacatttttctttaggTTGGAGCAATTTAATAATCTGGCCTGGCATTACCAACCATTGCTTTAAACAACAAGGGTTAGATGAGAAGCCATGTGCTTCAGCACATTTTCCAGGATGTCAAATAACTTCTTTAAAAGGCAAGTTTGCATCTGTAATGTCAGCTATATTTAAAAGAATGATCATTTTAAGAGGAAAATATATGTGCATTTACCTGTAGTCTACAAGGTTTTAACATGACGTATTTGGCATTTAATTAAGTAGTGTCCCTAACTATTCTCTCCCTACAATTCAGGTAAGATTGGGGACTGGAAAAACATGTTCACAGAGGAGCTGAATCAATATTTCAATAGCGTCCTTGAGTCCAAGATGGTGGACTCCACTCTAGAGTTTACGTGGGATGAGCAACatgaagaggagacacatgCTAACAAATCCCACTGAAAAACACAGAACTctgaaaaaaaagctaaataaggTTCGATATAATGTTGATTTGTGTGAGATGGATCACAAGTGGATGGTTTTCTCTGGTTTGtagtttaaatgaataaaaggcCACTTGTGACATGTAACGCTCAGTAGCCTTTAGTGCCTTGTTTGTATGTTGCAGACTTGCTTTTATTAATGCACCTGTGCTTGATGTGACAATTGAGATGATGTATTAAAATTCAATCTTTTGA containing:
- the sult5a1 gene encoding sulfotransferase family 5A, member 1 isoform X1, with the protein product MARLDVVETFHGLFFPGHLHTQDSLQLALKFPFQDTDIIIVSYPKSGTTWMQEIVTLISSRGDPHVSRSVPNWARAPWLEHHYFAALLEASPTTPRVITTHLPHHLLGPTLQGSKAKVIYVSRNPKDVVVSFYHFHKIAKFLPEAGSFSEFLNRFLKGTLHYGCWFDHIEGWTRQKATMNNLLHISYEEMSMDIQGAIKRVSSYLQIPLMEDEVNNCVKHCSFSSMKDNKMANYTLVTEEIMDHKKGFFMRKGKIGDWKNMFTEELNQYFNSVLESKMVDSTLEFTWDEQHEEETHANKSH
- the sult5a1 gene encoding sulfotransferase family 5A, member 1 isoform X2 — its product is MQEIVTLISSRGDPHVSRSVPNWARAPWLEHHYFAALLEASPTTPRVITTHLPHHLLGPTLQGSKAKVIYVSRNPKDVVVSFYHFHKIAKFLPEAGSFSEFLNRFLKGTLHYGCWFDHIEGWTRQKATMNNLLHISYEEMSMDIQGAIKRVSSYLQIPLMEDEVNNCVKHCSFSSMKDNKMANYTLVTEEIMDHKKGFFMRKGKIGDWKNMFTEELNQYFNSVLESKMVDSTLEFTWDEQHEEETHANKSH